In Rhodospirillaceae bacterium, the following proteins share a genomic window:
- a CDS encoding aldolase: MQNTALSRLKSGELALGIGLRQARSVDIGRIMKSCGYDWIFIDMEHGSMSVDTTAQISIAAADAGITPIVRVPGFQHFHATRVLDAGAQGIVFPHVDNAEIAEKLVSFCRYPPIGHRSVVGAIPQVNFQTLPMAEMAQSVNETTLVVVMIESPEGVHNVNEIAKVNGVDVILIGTNDLCMEMGIPGQIDNPLIVEAMQKIISACKENGKYPGLGGVYGPNLQQKYIGMGMQFILSTQDLAIMMQGATERASFLRSLPVPIA; encoded by the coding sequence ATTCAAAATACAGCTCTATCGCGACTAAAATCTGGGGAACTAGCTCTTGGGATTGGCCTTCGCCAGGCTAGAAGCGTGGATATTGGAAGAATAATGAAAAGTTGCGGCTATGACTGGATATTTATTGATATGGAACATGGCTCCATGTCGGTTGATACCACAGCGCAAATTAGCATCGCAGCAGCAGATGCTGGGATAACTCCCATTGTGCGTGTGCCTGGTTTTCAACACTTCCACGCGACCCGAGTTCTAGATGCAGGTGCACAAGGGATTGTATTCCCACACGTCGACAACGCAGAAATTGCAGAAAAGTTGGTTAGTTTTTGCCGCTATCCGCCAATTGGACACCGCTCGGTAGTCGGAGCCATACCACAAGTCAATTTTCAAACCTTGCCGATGGCTGAAATGGCACAATCGGTTAACGAAACCACTTTAGTCGTGGTAATGATAGAATCACCTGAGGGGGTGCATAATGTAAATGAAATAGCGAAGGTCAACGGGGTGGATGTCATCCTAATTGGGACTAACGATCTTTGCATGGAAATGGGAATTCCCGGCCAAATCGATAACCCCCTAATAGTTGAGGCCATGCAAAAAATAATTTCAGCATGCAAGGAAAATGGCAAATATCCTGGCCTAGGGGGAGTGTATGGGCCGAACTTACAACAAAAATATATTGGCATGGGCATGCAGTTTATTTTGTCTACCCAGGATCTAGCCATTATGATGCAGGGTGCCACAGAGAGAGCTAGTTTTCTAAGAAGCCTGCCTGTACCTATTGCCTAA
- a CDS encoding X-Pro aminopeptidase: MLGVQLNSDLEQELEELRLSLLKPQKSSTEPQYNLSELRDYLRKENLDGFLIPRTDEYQSEYVSAYAERLRWLTGFTGSAGTALIMKDKALVFVDGRYTLQASEEVDESLFEVVELAKVSVKEWIQKNFPSNGRLAYDPQLHSLSAVRGLSIACKSRKSSLAPTSPNPIDSIWQDQPPPPLSPLIPHALQFSGQNLQEKCRQCAARITAAGADVAILTLTDSICWLFNIRGADVEFTPVSLAYAILHKDSSAELFVDNRKLTNEARKHLGSTVTIRQHSEFPASLQQLSAAGKRIQVDPHTASDWIFQSLGGDAQIVEQEDPCILAKAIKNNVELTGTKDAHLRDGIALTKFLHWMHKNAGQGRVTEIDAANILERFRSCGQNFRGLSFPTITGTGPNGAIVHYRANTKSNRTIKPGDLYLVDSGAQYLDGTTDVTRTITVGKPSGEMRDRFTRVLKGHIAIATARFPSGTSGGQLDTLARRSLWEAGIDFQHGTGHGVGSFLSVHEGPQRISKSLASVALRPGMIISNEPGYYKTDCYGIRIENLLVVIEATIDGGLKQGFLEFDTLTLAPIDRTLIVKSMLNTREKEWLNDYHGRVHAQLARYLESDICHWLKDVTSPI; the protein is encoded by the coding sequence ATGTTGGGCGTCCAATTAAACTCCGATCTTGAACAAGAACTAGAAGAACTCCGGCTCAGTCTACTTAAGCCCCAAAAATCTAGCACAGAACCCCAATATAACCTTTCCGAATTAAGAGATTACCTACGTAAAGAAAATTTGGACGGCTTCTTGATCCCCCGTACTGATGAGTACCAAAGTGAATACGTATCAGCCTACGCTGAACGCCTTAGATGGCTAACTGGATTTACCGGTTCCGCGGGAACCGCGTTAATAATGAAAGATAAAGCATTAGTATTTGTAGATGGACGTTATACTCTGCAAGCTAGCGAGGAGGTTGATGAAAGCCTCTTCGAAGTGGTGGAGCTCGCTAAAGTATCTGTGAAAGAATGGATTCAAAAAAACTTCCCCTCAAATGGCCGATTGGCGTACGACCCACAGCTCCACTCCCTGTCAGCAGTGAGAGGCCTTTCCATCGCCTGTAAATCTAGAAAAAGCTCTTTGGCACCCACTAGCCCTAATCCGATCGACTCTATTTGGCAAGATCAACCACCTCCTCCTCTCTCGCCACTAATCCCCCATGCCCTCCAATTTTCGGGTCAAAATCTGCAGGAAAAATGCCGCCAATGTGCGGCCCGCATCACTGCAGCAGGAGCCGACGTAGCTATTCTCACATTAACGGACTCTATTTGTTGGCTGTTCAATATTCGAGGAGCCGATGTCGAATTTACACCAGTGTCATTAGCATATGCCATTTTACACAAAGACTCTTCTGCGGAATTGTTTGTTGATAATAGAAAACTCACTAATGAAGCACGAAAGCACTTGGGAAGTACAGTCACAATTAGACAACATTCGGAATTTCCAGCTTCCCTTCAACAACTTTCTGCGGCTGGAAAAAGAATTCAAGTTGATCCCCATACTGCCAGTGACTGGATATTCCAATCACTTGGTGGAGATGCTCAAATTGTGGAACAAGAAGACCCCTGTATTTTAGCCAAAGCCATAAAAAACAATGTCGAACTGACAGGAACGAAAGATGCACACCTCCGCGACGGAATAGCCCTTACAAAATTCCTACACTGGATGCATAAAAACGCAGGTCAAGGGAGAGTTACAGAGATTGACGCGGCAAATATACTGGAAAGGTTTCGATCGTGTGGTCAGAACTTTCGCGGCCTTAGCTTTCCAACAATAACAGGTACTGGGCCTAATGGTGCTATTGTCCACTATAGAGCCAATACAAAGAGTAATAGGACCATAAAGCCTGGAGACCTTTATCTCGTAGATTCCGGAGCACAGTATCTCGATGGAACGACTGATGTTACTCGGACAATTACTGTGGGCAAGCCAAGCGGAGAAATGCGAGATCGATTTACTCGGGTATTGAAGGGGCATATTGCTATCGCCACCGCCCGCTTTCCATCTGGGACTAGTGGTGGCCAGTTAGATACGCTAGCTCGACGAAGCTTATGGGAAGCCGGCATAGATTTCCAGCATGGCACAGGACATGGAGTGGGCAGTTTCTTGAGTGTCCACGAAGGCCCTCAGCGTATTTCAAAAAGCCTTGCAAGTGTGGCACTCAGGCCTGGAATGATCATTTCCAACGAGCCCGGGTACTATAAAACCGACTGCTATGGCATCAGAATCGAAAATCTGCTTGTAGTTATTGAAGCAACTATCGACGGAGGCTTAAAACAGGGATTTTTAGAATTTGACACCCTAACCCTGGCACCAATTGACCGCACCCTTATTGTCAAAAGCATGCTAAACACTAGAGAAAAAGAGTGGTTGAATGATTATCATGGGCGCGTTCACGCACAACTAGCAAGATATTTAGAATCAGATATTTGTCATTGGTTAAAGGATGTAACATCGCCAATATAA
- a CDS encoding short-chain dehydrogenase, with amino-acid sequence MSDLFDLTGKVAIVTGSSRGIGRATAEAMAAXGAKVVVSSRKADKCEEVAEGIRGNGGEAIVIPCHCSHKDQLQNLVDETLSTWGRIDSLVCNAAVNPFYGSLTEIPDDAYDKIMNTNVKSNVWLTSMVIPHMIKVGGGTVIIVSSVAALIGSAKLGTYGLSKAADVALARNIAVEWGGENIRANCINPAIIRTDFARALWENPEIYERAVKNYALHRIGEPXXVGGISVMLSAKAGXFITGXTIVVXGGSTIFGGDG; translated from the coding sequence ATGTCAGACTTATTTGATTTAACTGGAAAAGTNGCAATAGTAACGGGNTCNAGTCGAGGCATCGGNCGCGCNACTGCTGAAGCTATGGCAGCTCANGGGGCTAAGGTGGTGGTCTCTAGTAGAAAAGCCGACAAATGCGAAGAAGTTGCCGAAGGAATTCGTGGCAACGGCGGGGAAGCGATAGTAATCCCCTGCCACTGTTCCCACAAAGACCAACTCCAAAATCTTGTAGATGAAACACTGTCTACTTGGGGTCGGATAGATAGCCTCGTCTGCAACGCAGCTGTAAACCCATTTTATGGCTCTCTGACAGAGATCCCTGATGATGCATATGACAAAATTATGAACACGAATGTAAAAAGCAATGTATGGCTAACTAGCATGGTAATTCCGCACATGATCAAAGTAGGTGGCGGTACTGTAATCATTGTATCATCAGTAGCAGCGCTAATTGGAAGTGCTAAGCTTGGTACTTATGGCCTGTCTAAAGCGGCTGACGTCGCATTGGCTCGGAATATAGCCGTGGAATGGGGTGGTGAAAATATTAGAGCTAACTGCATAAATCCTGCCATTATCAGAACAGACTTCGCCCGNGCTCTTTGGGAAAACCCTGAAATCTATGAAAGAGCTGTGAAAAACTATGCCTTACACCGNATAGGNGAACCAGANGANGTNGGAGGNATTTCCGTNATGTTATCAGCNAAAGCGGGAAGNTTTATCACNGGCCANACTATAGTAGTAGANGGCGGATCAACTATTTTTGGNGGAGATGGCTAA
- a CDS encoding nitronate monooxygenase — MMTNDLINRFGTKLPIIQAPMASATTPDMVVAAAHAGALGSLGAAYMAPEEISSAIRDIRAQINVPFQVNLFSPSSEKTIADHDVSQASQRLTPIQANLGLANVNELPEVKNNFGEQLEVVLREKVPIVGFHFGFPEACFIEKVKSSGALIVGCATSPVDAVALETEGADAIVAQGFEAGGHQGTFNPEEKPSMLGLMALVPQVVDVVSVPVIAAGGMMDGRGIAAALKLGASAAQLGTAFLATPESKAHQKHKEILLSGNYISTRITRAFSGRPARGIINSMMNYLDDTPENILPFPYQHSLTSKIRLEAARQGKSEYFSMWAGQGASMARGQNTGEIIAALARELDLALAVD; from the coding sequence ATGATGACGAATGATTTGATCAACAGATTTGGAACTAAGCTCCCCATTATACAAGCCCCTATGGCTAGTGCCACTACTCCTGACATGGTAGTTGCTGCTGCCCACGCGGGGGCATTGGGTTCTCTGGGTGCAGCATATATGGCCCCCGAGGAAATCTCATCGGCAATTCGCGATATTAGAGCCCAGATTAATGTGCCCTTCCAGGTGAATTTGTTTTCACCCAGCTCTGAAAAAACAATAGCTGACCACGACGTTTCTCAGGCTAGTCAGCGTCTTACTCCAATTCAAGCTAACCTGGGTTTGGCGAATGTGAATGAACTACCGGAGGTTAAAAACAATTTCGGTGAGCAGCTTGAAGTGGTGCTTCGGGAAAAGGTGCCCATAGTGGGCTTCCATTTTGGATTTCCCGAAGCCTGTTTTATTGAGAAGGTTAAGTCTTCCGGGGCACTTATTGTTGGCTGTGCGACTAGCCCTGTTGATGCCGTCGCCCTAGAGACAGAGGGGGCTGATGCTATTGTTGCCCAAGGGTTTGAGGCGGGTGGCCATCAGGGTACTTTCAACCCAGAAGAGAAACCTTCTATGCTCGGGCTTATGGCGTTGGTTCCGCAGGTGGTTGACGTTGTATCAGTACCAGTAATAGCTGCTGGGGGAATGATGGATGGCCGAGGAATAGCGGCAGCCTTAAAACTGGGGGCTAGCGCGGCCCAGCTTGGTACCGCTTTTTTAGCCACGCCAGAAAGTAAGGCTCACCAGAAGCATAAAGAAATTTTGCTAAGTGGTAACTATATCAGCACTCGCATCACCAGAGCATTTTCTGGGCGGCCTGCTCGCGGCATAATTAACTCTATGATGAATTATCTTGATGACACTCCAGAAAATATTCTTCCGTTTCCCTACCAACATTCTTTAACTAGTAAAATTCGCCTTGAAGCAGCCCGGCAGGGCAAGTCGGAATATTTTTCTATGTGGGCCGGGCAGGGGGCTTCAATGGCCCGCGGGCAGAATACGGGGGAAATAATAGCAGCTCTGGCTAGAGAACTCGATTTAGCCCTGGCCGTAGACTAG
- a CDS encoding DNA helicase II: MSDPFDLSDSTSNSDSVKPRPDGPSYLTALNEEQADAVETVEGAVLVLAGAGTGKTRVLTTRLAHILNSGHAHPGETLTVTFTNKAAREMKSRVERILKHPLEGWFLGTFHSVAARILRRHAEVVGLKSDFLILDTDDQLRLLKQIIESHDLDEKRCPARSLSTIINKWKDRGLGPDQITPTEEVAFADTIASYLYRDYQMRLCKLNAADFGDLLLHNLTIFQNEEQILEEYQQRFRYILVDEYQDTNISQYLWLRLLAQKHLNICCVGDDDQSIYAWRGAEVNNILNFEKDFPGAKVVRLERNYRSTSHILGAASNLIAHNENRLGKTLWTDVNGGEKVRVNGLWDGEAESQLLLDTISDQQLNGHSLNEIAILVRASHQTRPLEERFLRTGLPFRLVGIMRFYERLEIRDAIAYLRVIAQDSDDLAFERIINQPKRGVGNSTLEKLHVVARSADYPLIQAARDLIESDELRGRAKTGLQDLIQLIDQWRELHRKETELPILAQKVLENSGYLEMWKKDKSIQAPGRIENLNELINALHEFDTLSAFLEHISLVIDNSERVEGDMVNIMTLHGAKGLEFDTVFLPGWEEGLFPHQRALDEGGLKGLEEERRLAYVGLTRAKHNVMISHVANRNVFGQWKSALPSRFLRELPDENIVETSEILASGGVEEINEDVSDWNRPKLGRRPSNWKRLSQSSQQKSNFPETPPDPTPNAFRIGLRIFHQKFGYGKILNIEGNKLEVSFEKAGTKKVMGSYVQPT, encoded by the coding sequence ATGAGCGATCCATTCGATCTTTCAGATAGCACCTCTAATTCCGATTCTGTTAAACCGCGACCAGATGGGCCTTCCTATCTTACAGCACTCAACGAAGAACAAGCGGACGCTGTGGAAACTGTTGAAGGAGCTGTGCTGGTTTTGGCAGGAGCTGGGACAGGAAAGACGCGAGTCCTAACAACCCGATTGGCCCATATTCTGAATTCAGGCCATGCCCATCCTGGCGAAACACTAACCGTTACCTTCACTAATAAAGCAGCAAGAGAAATGAAAAGCAGGGTAGAAAGAATCCTGAAACACCCTTTGGAGGGTTGGTTTCTAGGGACCTTTCACTCTGTTGCAGCGCGTATTTTAAGAAGGCATGCTGAGGTAGTAGGACTAAAATCAGATTTTTTAATCCTGGATACTGATGACCAGCTACGATTATTAAAGCAAATTATTGAGTCACATGACCTGGATGAGAAACGCTGCCCCGCACGTTCGTTAAGCACTATTATTAACAAATGGAAGGATCGGGGACTTGGGCCGGATCAGATAACTCCAACTGAAGAGGTAGCATTTGCTGATACAATAGCTAGTTATCTCTACCGTGATTACCAAATGCGGCTATGCAAACTCAATGCAGCTGATTTCGGAGACTTACTGCTCCACAACCTAACCATTTTTCAAAATGAAGAGCAAATTTTAGAGGAGTACCAACAGAGATTCCGATACATATTGGTAGACGAATACCAAGATACTAATATTTCCCAATACTTATGGCTGCGGCTCCTTGCACAAAAGCACTTAAATATTTGTTGCGTGGGCGATGATGACCAATCCATCTATGCATGGAGAGGCGCCGAAGTAAATAACATCCTAAATTTTGAGAAAGATTTCCCAGGAGCCAAAGTTGTGCGGCTTGAAAGAAACTATAGGTCCACATCTCATATACTGGGAGCTGCATCAAACTTAATCGCTCACAATGAAAACCGGTTGGGTAAGACATTATGGACTGACGTAAATGGGGGGGAAAAAGTCCGTGTTAATGGTCTCTGGGATGGAGAAGCTGAATCCCAACTACTTTTAGATACAATTTCAGACCAACAACTAAACGGGCATTCGTTGAATGAAATAGCCATTCTTGTCCGAGCCAGTCACCAGACAAGGCCATTAGAGGAACGTTTCCTGCGCACTGGATTACCATTTCGGCTGGTCGGCATAATGCGTTTCTATGAAAGATTAGAAATTAGAGATGCCATTGCTTATCTGAGAGTTATCGCCCAGGATTCTGATGACCTTGCCTTTGAAAGAATAATCAACCAACCAAAACGTGGCGTAGGAAATTCGACTCTCGAAAAACTCCATGTCGTAGCCCGCTCAGCTGATTATCCTCTGATACAAGCAGCTAGAGACCTCATAGAATCGGATGAACTTCGCGGCCGAGCTAAAACTGGACTTCAAGATCTTATCCAATTGATTGACCAATGGCGTGAATTGCACCGGAAAGAGACGGAATTACCTATTCTCGCTCAGAAAGTTCTCGAAAATTCAGGCTATCTTGAAATGTGGAAGAAAGACAAGTCTATACAAGCCCCAGGTCGGATTGAAAACCTAAATGAACTAATTAACGCCTTGCATGAATTCGACACCCTTTCAGCGTTCTTGGAGCACATTAGTCTCGTCATCGATAACTCTGAGAGGGTGGAAGGCGACATGGTCAATATTATGACCCTCCATGGAGCCAAGGGCTTGGAATTCGATACGGTTTTTTTGCCTGGATGGGAGGAAGGCTTGTTCCCCCATCAGAGGGCACTAGACGAAGGCGGCCTGAAGGGCTTGGAAGAAGAACGTAGACTAGCGTACGTAGGCCTGACACGCGCTAAACACAACGTTATGATTTCACATGTTGCGAATCGCAATGTGTTTGGCCAATGGAAATCCGCCTTACCGTCTAGGTTCTTACGTGAACTTCCCGATGAAAATATTGTGGAAACTAGTGAGATCCTCGCTTCAGGTGGCGTAGAAGAGATCAATGAAGACGTCAGCGATTGGAATCGACCCAAACTAGGCAGGAGGCCTAGCAATTGGAAACGCCTCTCACAATCCTCTCAACAAAAATCTAACTTTCCAGAAACGCCGCCAGACCCCACCCCCAATGCCTTTCGCATTGGATTACGCATATTCCATCAAAAATTTGGGTATGGAAAAATCTTAAATATAGAAGGAAACAAGTTGGAGGTGTCGTTTGAAAAAGCGGGCACGAAAAAGGTAATGGGAAGCTACGTCCAGCCTACCTAA
- a CDS encoding 50S ribosomal protein L11 methyltransferase, protein MWQISFFVPEKTANFFGKCIEPFVEAISMKRHLNNWLIRAYTTAEPKVGFLETIISEAAKLTNIAYPHLTIELTPNTNWVTEGLKGLDPISVGRFVIYGSYNEKPKNSKLIPLQVDAGEAFGTGHHGSTKGCLLALSAMKRPKPRARMLDLGCGTGILAIATAKLWKLKPVASDIDRTAVRVTIENSRTNKVHRSIKGLTSNGFESIKLKQLGPFDLIIANILSRPLQRLAKPMRSHSKPGTTIILSGLLDQQSNQVLSAYRTQGFKLQSTYSLDGWTTLVLIRNKSIQE, encoded by the coding sequence ATGTGGCAGATTAGTTTCTTTGTTCCCGAAAAAACTGCAAATTTTTTTGGTAAATGTATAGAACCATTTGTTGAAGCGATCAGCATGAAGCGGCATCTCAACAATTGGTTGATTAGGGCCTACACAACTGCAGAGCCAAAAGTGGGCTTTTTGGAAACCATCATTTCTGAAGCTGCAAAACTAACAAATATCGCTTACCCCCACTTAACCATAGAACTAACACCAAATACTAACTGGGTCACAGAAGGCCTAAAGGGCCTAGACCCAATTTCGGTGGGACGGTTCGTGATTTACGGGAGCTATAACGAAAAACCCAAAAACTCTAAGCTAATCCCTCTCCAAGTTGATGCAGGGGAAGCTTTTGGGACGGGACATCATGGAAGCACAAAAGGCTGCCTGCTGGCACTGAGTGCCATGAAGAGACCCAAACCCCGAGCCCGCATGCTAGATCTAGGATGCGGGACCGGAATCCTGGCTATAGCAACAGCCAAGCTCTGGAAACTAAAGCCAGTAGCAAGTGATATCGACCGCACTGCGGTAAGAGTTACTATAGAAAATAGCCGCACTAACAAAGTCCATAGATCCATCAAAGGTCTGACCAGCAATGGCTTTGAATCTATAAAACTTAAACAGTTAGGCCCTTTCGACCTTATTATTGCCAATATTCTTTCAAGACCTTTGCAGCGGCTTGCCAAACCCATGCGTTCCCACTCGAAGCCCGGGACCACGATCATTCTTTCCGGTCTCCTCGATCAACAGAGCAACCAGGTTCTCTCCGCATATAGAACTCAGGGATTTAAGCTTCAATCTACTTATTCCCTGGATGGGTGGACCACCCTTGTATTAATCAGAAATAAATCTATCCAGGAATAG
- a CDS encoding DNA ligase (NAD(+)) LigA, translating into MGLNRKPDDGVLSEVAAKEELANLIKKIRHNDELYYLKDSPSLSDAEYDLLRERLLFLENKFPHLVSVDSPSRTVGVAPAEAFSKVRHSEPMLSLGNAFSKDDVVSFVSKVKRFIGVEEDSEVQFLAEPKIDGLSASLRYVNGVFVQGATRGDGLVGEDVTANLATIPDIPHKLHGDLNLTVVEVRGEVYMAREDFLQLNVEREKNGEGQFANPRNAAAGGLRQLDSKITAQRKLKFFAYGYGELRKGDGDLSLGTTLAEVRQRISEFGFVLNEPCRLSASIEELVEHYNKIVVERPFLPMDLDGVVYKVNDLALQARLGAVTRSPRWAIAHKFAAEQCTTIVRGISVQVGRTGALTPVAELSPVTVGGVVISRATLHNEGEIIRKDVRKGDTVVVQRAGDVIPQIVKVEFSDRPAASQPYVFPSHCPACGNKAVRDSGAAVWRCPGGLSCSAQAIERLCHFVGRDAFDIEGVGEKQLKEFWASNMVRTPADLFKLRKFEEQIENSEGWGGTSVRNLLAAIDERRKISLDRFIYSLGIRLVGQTTAKLLAQAYLSYPIFQEAMQAVQTEESNSCKMLVGIDGIGPKVASELVGFFAADYNLKMISVLLEEVEIASFQEVKNDLPLAGKVVVFTGTLEEMTRSEAKARAQTLGAAVGASISQRTDYMVVGSAPGSKLKKAKDLNVKILSEADWKALTNL; encoded by the coding sequence ATGGGGCTAAACCGGAAGCCAGACGATGGGGTATTGAGCGAGGTGGCTGCAAAGGAAGAGTTGGCCAACCTGATAAAAAAGATTCGTCATAATGATGAGCTTTATTATTTGAAAGACTCACCAAGCTTGTCAGATGCGGAGTATGACCTACTTAGAGAACGTCTTCTCTTCCTTGAGAATAAATTCCCGCATCTGGTGTCTGTAGATAGTCCAAGCCGAACTGTCGGAGTGGCACCTGCTGAGGCATTTTCTAAAGTACGGCACTCCGAACCAATGCTGTCCCTGGGCAATGCTTTTTCCAAAGATGATGTTGTGAGTTTTGTTTCTAAAGTTAAGAGATTCATAGGTGTTGAAGAAGATAGTGAGGTGCAGTTTTTAGCTGAACCTAAGATTGATGGTTTGTCTGCCTCCCTCCGTTATGTAAATGGTGTCTTTGTTCAAGGGGCAACCCGCGGAGATGGCTTGGTAGGCGAGGATGTCACAGCGAATCTCGCGACTATCCCAGATATACCGCACAAATTACACGGTGATCTCAACTTGACGGTTGTTGAAGTCCGAGGGGAGGTATACATGGCCCGAGAAGATTTTCTGCAATTGAACGTTGAGCGAGAAAAAAATGGGGAAGGACAATTTGCCAATCCGCGTAATGCGGCGGCAGGGGGGCTGCGTCAGCTTGATTCAAAAATAACTGCTCAGCGTAAACTCAAGTTTTTTGCGTATGGTTATGGTGAGTTAAGAAAGGGTGATGGAGACCTTTCTCTCGGCACAACTTTGGCAGAGGTGCGACAGAGGATTTCTGAATTTGGATTTGTCCTTAACGAGCCCTGCCGACTGAGCGCTAGCATCGAGGAACTCGTGGAGCACTACAATAAAATAGTTGTGGAGAGGCCTTTCTTGCCGATGGACTTGGACGGCGTGGTGTATAAAGTTAATGACCTTGCGCTTCAGGCGCGACTCGGGGCGGTCACGCGGAGTCCACGCTGGGCTATTGCTCATAAATTTGCTGCCGAGCAATGTACTACAATTGTAAGGGGGATATCTGTCCAGGTTGGTCGAACCGGAGCATTGACGCCAGTTGCTGAACTTTCGCCTGTGACCGTTGGCGGTGTGGTGATTTCTCGTGCAACTTTACACAATGAGGGTGAGATTATTCGTAAGGACGTGCGTAAGGGGGACACAGTAGTTGTGCAACGTGCGGGCGATGTAATACCTCAAATTGTAAAAGTTGAGTTTAGCGATCGGCCAGCCGCCTCACAGCCTTATGTTTTTCCCTCTCATTGCCCTGCTTGCGGCAATAAGGCGGTTCGAGACTCAGGCGCAGCAGTTTGGCGTTGTCCCGGCGGACTCTCTTGTTCTGCCCAAGCGATAGAGCGATTATGCCATTTTGTTGGGCGTGATGCCTTTGATATTGAGGGAGTTGGCGAGAAGCAATTGAAGGAATTTTGGGCCTCGAATATGGTTCGTACTCCAGCTGACTTATTCAAGTTACGGAAATTTGAAGAGCAAATCGAAAATAGTGAGGGATGGGGTGGAACATCTGTCAGAAATTTGTTGGCGGCTATAGATGAAAGACGAAAGATTTCTCTTGATCGGTTCATTTATTCTTTGGGCATAAGGCTGGTTGGCCAAACGACCGCTAAATTATTAGCGCAAGCTTATCTTTCGTATCCGATATTCCAAGAGGCCATGCAAGCTGTGCAGACTGAAGAAAGCAATTCATGCAAGATGTTGGTTGGGATTGATGGCATCGGGCCAAAGGTTGCGTCGGAATTAGTGGGTTTCTTTGCTGCCGATTATAATCTTAAAATGATTTCTGTATTGTTGGAAGAAGTTGAGATTGCTTCGTTTCAAGAGGTTAAGAATGATTTGCCGTTGGCAGGTAAAGTCGTTGTTTTTACAGGAACTCTTGAAGAGATGACCCGGTCTGAGGCCAAGGCGCGCGCGCAGACACTAGGTGCTGCAGTTGGGGCCTCTATTTCACAGCGAACCGACTATATGGTTGTTGGTTCTGCGCCCGGGAGCAAACTTAAGAAGGCGAAGGACCTCAACGTAAAAATACTTTCAGAGGCGGATTGGAAAGCCCTCACAAATTTATGA